Below is a genomic region from Fusarium oxysporum Fo47 chromosome VIII, complete sequence.
TCAGATGGTTGGCGTAGATTCGAGTCCAATGCTCAATGACGGGAACAATCTCCTCAGCTGTCATGTCTGCAAGTGTAACATGGTGCTTGGGTGAGAAAGTGAGCACGTAACACACGCCCTTGACGCCctgagcttgaagaagaagagattcCAGATCATTGGATGAGGCTTTCGCATCATACTCCGGCTGCTCTTGCTTAACGGCGCTGTAGTCGTTCACAAAGGCAAAAGTCTTTTCGTAATTCGGATTCTGGTCGCCAGCGGCTCGCGGGTTTCCGGGACAGAGATAGCACTGGTTTTGTCAGGCGATTGAGTTGTTATGATGTGATGTCATGAGCGTACTTTGGGGTCATATTCTGGAAGTTTTGATGCGACAGCAGCTTCTTGCTGTCCTCTATTTCATGTCAGATGGCTCTTGATTAAAGCACTGGAAACTCACTGCCAAGGTCGCTTCGTGCGGTGAGGCGATACAAGCAGCCATGAATCCGTGAGGGGATTGTATCGACGGTGAGAGATGTCGTCAAGAATTTGATCAGGCATGATGATAGTGGGGTGACAGTTTAAAGTGAATGAGGGGTTGATGAGAGTCAATGAATATTTTTGAGACGGGTTCAGCTTCAATTTATTACTGCTAAAAGCCGAGGCTAGTGATAGAAGATAGAAGATAAATAGCTAACTGACACAGACTCCCCGGGGATTCTGAATGGCGCGGTTCAACGGTGATATTCTCGGCCGTGTTTTCGGGGGAGTCTTTTTTATGAGTGGGCTGCCAACTATTGTGTTAGTGATCAAGCAaggagaggcaagaagacttAGGACCTTTATCCTAAGTGCTAAAAAGACTTGggtaagtttaatatattttagtAGATTTTTTGACCTATTAATTCTAACACCATATTTTAATGTTAGAAGTTTTATTGCCCCCCGAGGTCAAGGTGAGACTGATTTATGCGGAATTGTCGTGATCTGAACCAGGATCGGCATCAGGATTCACTTGCCGCACCATATGTCACACTAGGCTTCATAtaaaaatctttaataaaCAAAATGGGAAAGCCTAGCACCTTCACAATGTTCAATGATTCTCTCTCACTCAAATCCGGGAATCACTTCCAGACTGTGGAGATTCAATGTTGGGGGTTGGCGTCACTTGCTCGTGGCGGGGATGTGCGGCCCGGAGGCTATACTTCCACGTGACTTATGATGATTCGAGCGTGGGGTTGCTGCTAGCGGCTACTGGCTCCCCGTTCGAAACAACCTAACCCGCGCCCTGCAAGCTCAAGTCCAGTGCACTTCAGCCCCAGACCAGCTCCTGTCAGAGCAAGCGTAGACGCCATAATCAACAACATCCGCCCCTCGACAAATCGACCCATCACCGattccatcaacaacaacctcaaaCCGACATTTTCCATCGAATTTCGCGTCGCGTCATAGTCCTCAACAATCGCGCATCACCAAAAACCTTCTTTTGCACTTCCATCGCGCCTTGCGCTGCCTCGAACCCGCTGCTACTTCTAGACAGGGGGGGGGGTAACGACAACCTCCCGGCCCGGCATCGCAGCCGGCGATATGGGTGTGATACGCAAGAAAACAATCACAAGAGGTGGCGAAGGTGGTGTTAAATACGTTTGCGATGTGTGCTCATCAGATATTACATCTACGGTAGGTCATTTTGCTGTGTTGCCTGTTGCCTGAAGCTTGTTTGGAAACGTAAAGACGCGCTTCGGAGATATACCGGCTAAACTCAATTCGATGTCATGATGGGGTAGCTAAtcatgttggtgttgatataGGTCCGCATCCGATGCGCCGACTCAGACTGCAGTGACTTCGACCTCTGTGTCTCGTGTTTCGCCAAAGGTGAATCACGAAATGCTCACAATCCTGCGACACACGCTTTTCGTGTGATTGAACAAAACTCATTCCCTATCTTTGATCGAGAATGGGGTGCCGACGAAGAATTACTCCTCCTTGAGGGCGCCGAAATATATGGTCTCGGCTCATGGGCCGATATCGCAGATCATATTGGCGGTTTCCGTGAGAAGGACGAGGTTCGCGATCACTACTTATCGACTTACGTCGACTCGTCTCACTTTCCACTACCCGAACGGTGCAGCCCTCACGATTGCGAATTGGCCAACGAAATCCCCAGAGAAGAATTTCAGGCACGCAAGAAGCGACGAATAGAGGAGCGACGAGATGCAGCTAAGAACGCGCCCGCTCTACAACCTAAAACAAAACCAACAGCTAGTGTACCTAGCTGTCACGAGATTCAAGGATATATGCCTGGTCGTTTGGAGTTCGAGACCGAATATGCAAAtgaggcagaagaagctgtccAGTTGATGCAGTTCGATCCGGGTGATGGTTTGAACCCCAGGACAGGCGAGCTTGAACCTGAAATGGAACTCAAGCTCACAGTGATGGACATATACAACGCTCGACTGACACAGCGTGTGGAGCGTAAAAAGGTTATCTTTGAGCACAATCTTCTTGAATATAGAGAGAACACAAAGCTGGAGAAGAGGCGGACCAAAGAAGAAAGGGATTTGCTGCAGAAAGCCAAACCATTCGCCCGCATGATGAACCAACAGGACTTTGAGGAGTTCAATCAAGGTCTTCTCGATGAACTTAATCTACGACAAGCCATCACGCAGCTGCAAGAGTGGCGAAACATGCGTATCGGCGACCTTCGAAGTGGCGAGAAGTACGAGAATGAGAAGGCCTCGAGGATCCAGAAGGCAATCCCTATGGGCTCCATGGATCGCGAGCGTCTAGCATCTGCACAGAGGTCTaagcaacctcctcctcccgAGCCACCAAGTGGATCTGCCCTTCTTATCGCCCCAGAACTTCCTGCTCGACTACTACCAACGCCTGCTGTGGAAGTCAATGGCGATGTAAAGCCATTAACAAATGGTCATGCTGATGGCCTAGCCAATGGCCAAACAAACGGCCAGGTCAATGGAGTAACTAATGGAGTCAACGGAGTCAATGGAGTAAATGGCCATGCAACTCCTAAGCAGAGATACACGGCCCAACCCATCTCCGGCGTACAACCAATGCCCATGACCCAAGACACCGCACCAGACTTGCATCTCCTCACACCAGAAGAGGTCAAGCTTTGCGAAGTCATTAGACTGCAGCCTAAGCCATATCTTATGATCAAGGAGCAGATCCTCAAGGAAGCTCTCAAGACAAACGGCacgttgaagaagaagcaagcaAAGGAGATCTGTAGGTTGGACTCGCAAAAGGGAGGGCGCATATTCGATTTCTTTATTAATTCAGGATGGGTGGGCAAGGCGTGATCTGGTTGTTTACTGTTTATAATACCCTTTTGGAGACGAGGAATGAAATTGGCGCTGAGCGTTTGCTGGAAATTATGTAGTATATGTTACGCTTCTGTAGACAGATGTCACCAATACAATGTTAAAAAGAAATAGCCATATATATTCAAATCTCCAATTAGATGCTATTGGACTTATCCACAAGTATAAGATGGCATGAGAACTCGACCCTAAGTGATGAAAATAATTCGACAAGTTTAGGATATTTTATAATTCATTTAATAGGCAGACTAAGACTTTCACCAGTTCATGATTTTGTATGTTGGACTTTTCCAATTGACTAGTTCTATAGTGATTTGTCTAGTGTTCTGGCCCTCATCTACCTCCTGAACCAAGTCAAATGCAACTTGGCTAACATCTACCCAACCCTCAAATCTATAGTGTGTCTCTTCGAAATAGAACTGCATCATAGGCAATGCCTGTTGCAACTCACGGTATGGGGGGATAGCAGCATGGTGCAACAGATGTGTATCAGCTTCGTCGACAATACGGAGGTGGTGGTACGCGAGGTTGATCACCAACTGTCGAgctcttggtggtcttgtcgTGACGGTCGTTGGTGGTTCCAAGTTCAACGTCGCCTTCGATTCCCTGAGGAGGCGCGGGAATCGGAGGTCCGGGGATCGAAGGCCTGGGTGCGGTTGGACGCGGAGCTCGACGATTCATGAGACACTTGAAGAACATGATGACAAAGGCAAGCGTAACGATGATGCCAATAACCCAGGAAACGATGGAAAGGCTGGCCATTGCGAAGTTCGACCCGGGAGGGTTAGTTTGTGAGGAGTGAACCTTATGCTGTAAAGGGAGGTCCATGTTGGGCTTCTTTTGGACTCTTGTTTGATGAAGCGATAAGGGGAGGAACGGTATAAATGATGAGGGCTATCAAGTTTTTTGAGCTGCAGTATATCAGATACTATTGGCAGGATGTTTGATTGAATGAATATTGACTGTGAGGTTGTTCGGTGATGAGCCAGTCGAAAGTTGAGTTGGGTAGAAAAGGGGGGAAAGGTACTGGTGGATAACCTTCGTGATATATGTCGTGGATTCGAATGATTCGGTAAGGAAGTGAAGAGAATTTGaagttgaggctgatgagtAATAATGAGTCTTCTATTGACTCGAGGTGCATGTGGCTGAAGTGAAATGATAGAGTTCCAAGGTCTGGTCACCCACGGTAAAGCAGCTCAACCCTCGAAGCCCGATGAGATCAGGGGCTTGGATGACTCATACAGGCGATGGCTGCGTTGAATCTGGGTGAAAATCCTTGAGTCTTGGAACATAACAAGGCGGAGGAGTACCCATAGGCTTGTAAGCCGGAAGCTCAGTATCGTGAGGTGAGCGAAGGGAAATAGGAGTGTAAGTCGGCACAGGTTGATGGAGGATCTGTTCTTGGGGGGGATTGACGAAGATGCCTTCATAGTTTTCCTCCCGATTTATCACGATGTCTCCTCGTTCTTCATCCTTAGTCTGTGCTTTTGGATTGCAGCAATAGTGCCTGATAAGGCCACAGGTGTAGATGGTGGTAAGGAAAACGAGGATTATCCCCACGTCTTGGTATATGTTTAAGCCCATGATTTCTAGTTCGTTTTTGAATAGAGGCGTTTTTTCGTGGATGCGAGTCGAGGTGTAATAGAAAGACAGGGAAAGGAATGATGTTGTCATGGATGTGAGTCTGGAAACTCTTATATAGCCCAAGTTGCCTCTCAAAGTTAATGTTCAGGCAAATAATCGCCGGTATTTGAGTTACTTCACTAAAGATAATTCTCATGAGAAGATAAGTTTAAGTTGCTAAAGCTTTTATTTTCTGGTCCTCGCACATTTCTAACTTCCATGTTCTAGTATAAACCTTTGACTGCCTAGTTCCTTCCAATCACGAAGCCATGGACAAGTGTTTGTGCAGAGTTATTCCCAAGCTTACCCAGTCACAGCAAACAAATCAAACTCTCTTCCAGCTGAGAACTAGATGATCAAATCGCACGAATCTTCCGCTATGGGCATCCCATAGGTTGAGGAGAATACCTGTAGCCTGGCATTCCAGGCCAGCAGGGACCGGATTGTGAAGGAGCCATATGGACAGGCCGAGGTCCAGGGAGAGGTGCGCAGTCGGTTGAATCCAGTCGGCCCATTTCAGCAGCCTTTTCGTCTACTGGAAGATAGGAAGAACCTCCGTAACTTGCCAAGATCTCCCGGAGCAAGTCGAGATGGTACTGTTCGAACACGTCTGGATGATCCTTCCAGTAATAGATCGCATCCTCGAGGTCTGCACTGTCGGCTCTCTTGACCCATTTCCACCCATATCTTCGACCAAGATGCCTCGAAACGCTTGCTACTAGCCTCATGAGAAGGAGACACCCACCAAATGCGGCTCCCAGAAGAATTacgatgaggaagacaagGAGGCCAGTGTACTCATACACCTCGTCCTCAGGCTGGCGGTTCTGAACAACAGTTTTGCCAGCAATAGGAGGGGGACGGAGAGGAATGCCGGTGATGTGGGAGACACCAGCGGTACCGAGACGACCTGGGCGCTCAAAGCTGGTGGCTGAAGGAAAGGCATGAGCTGGGCCATGAACTGCATTGTGACCAGGCATCAACTCCTTGTCTTCCTTTGGGGTTGGCTCTTCTTTCAGTGGTAGCCTGTTAGCCTTGTGGTTTGGTCTCTTGTCGGTGAATGGGGTCTTGGTGGGAATAGGAGGACCAGGGCGGGTAGGGATAGAGGAGAGAGGTCCAGTCAGAGGCCACCTCTCAGGGATGTTCCCAGGCCTTGGAAGCTCCGAGTATGGTGGAACGGGCATTTTGAAGGATGAAGATTTTAGGAGGGGTTTCAGAAAAGATGTGTATGTCGAGCGGGTTCAGAGAATTGGCTTGACAAGTGTTTGAGTGTTGGGGAGGGAAAATATGGACATGTCATAGGAAAAGACATCATTTTATAATGGTTGGGTGTAGGTTTCTGATGAAAGTTTGTCTCCTTCTCCCTATTATCTTGACCAATTACGGAGGAGAAGCTTACAGCTGTGTTCAAAGTTGGGCTCTCGAGTCATCCAAAGCTTCAATACGCCTTGAGAGTGTTGAAGGAAGCTTTTACAAGTGTTTGCGAAAAAGTAACTATATAAGTCCCTCCAGCTGACCCAATCGTATCCAGGATATAAGATCGTCAAGTTCTACGAACTTCTCCTTACGAATCCTTACTTCTTGACCTTTGATCAAAAGCTCCCTCACCTCAAccgtttcttcttcaaccaatGTCCACACTCTTCCAAGCCTAATCACAACTCTTATTCTCTTGAATCCACCCAAGAATATCGGAACTTCCGACTTCTCACCAATCATTCTCTACCATCACCATGTCGCCCTTGCCATCCAACCTCACACTGCGTAACACGCCTCCCGGGTACCACCTCCAGGCTCGAAGTGTTGCGGAGAGTGACTACTACCCCTCGGATGAATATGGCAGAGCTGATGAAACAGCCGGGCTCGACTGGTGGTCGAATCCAGCAGACGCGACAGAGCGCATCGCGGTCTTCGCGATAGTGACCGGCATTCTATGTGCAATCATCATTGTTCTTTTCTTGAGAATACGCAAGCTGAGGATGGGGCCAATCATGTAAGCTGATTGGTGATCATGGTGTTTCTGTAAGTAAACTTTTCTCTACAGTCAGTGTGTTATTGGGCTAACATTTTCTTCGAGTCAAACATAATGCGGAAGGGGAGCCATCTTCACTTTGTCTTATGACGAATAtacaccaccatcatcacagTACTCTATTTTTTAGAGGTTATCGTTGGATGATATCACTCTCTCAGCCTGGTCCAGTCTCTCGAAAAGTCTTGGTCAAAACACAGTGGGAAGCATGAGATGGAAGTAGGGGTTCTATCGGAAGACTCAACTCTAGCTCTGAATGAATTAATAATTGTCCCACAAATCCTTAACGTATCCCTCCGTCAATCTTTCATCCTCTCCGTAAACCTCTTGCCATCCTGAGAATCCCCTATCCAGCACGAACACATCTTGACCGCTCTCTCCCTTGGGGTCTTCGCCCATAGACTTCAAAAGGCCATCCCGCTCACGCACATACTTTAGTGCCGCACTCGGACCCCGCTGTTGACTGAGTGCGCAGTGAAAGACAACTGTCTTTTTGTCTTTGAGGCGACGGACCAGAGTTGGCATCATGGCATCGAGAGTATGTGCGGGGATATTTGTTGAGCCCTTGATATGTCCACCAATGTAATCTTGAAAAGTCAGCTGAGCTGTCACAGAAGCAATTGGAATCGAGAAGAGTTTTCTTTTCGAAAAAGGTTTGAAAGCGAACTTACCATTATCACGAACATCGATAACAGCGAATGTGGGATCTGTGGCATTGACTTcctcgaggatcttctcAGAGAGGGATTTGGCTGAAAGCCGCTTTAATGAGGCGATTGTTGTCATTTTGCGAGCCTGTGGACGAAAAGGCTCGATTATTCTTTGTAAGATTCTCATGCGGGAGTGAGGTTGAATAGGTGCCCGATATGGATCAAGATGAGGCTCATGTAGATCTAACTGAGGCGGAGCTAAATTTACTTTTGGTCCTTGGCGGCGGAACCCCACGTGCGTGGCCAGTGTTGGTGTTAGTGAGGAGATGGTGCTCTGCTGCTGCGTAAGAAAGCAAATCAGGGCTCAACGGAAGCTTATTGATTTGATGGTTAAAGCTTCGTGCTTCAATGGCTTTCTGTGGATCGGCGAGATTTTATGTTGGAATTTACATGTATTGGATTATTTTCATCGTCATTCTTTTACGAACTAAAGATGGACAATCCTCGACTCTGAGGAGCGAAACATTAAGAACAAGGCCTATCAGGCTTATGTAGCCTGTTATTATTTTGGTTCTAAAAGTTTCAACATTTTATGTTTTGTTACGAAAACTGTTATGACCTCGGAGAGTGTTTTCTTTTACGTAGCTTGCGAAAACTACAAGATATATCTACAAAGCTCCCGCGATTAGCGTCAAGACTTCCTAACAAGTCGAATAGTCCAGACCCCCTATCTGGCAAATGAATATAGTACATAATGTTAGAATACTATTCAAAATAGGGCAAGTCCTTTAGAACTGCAATTCATAACATGGACAGAAAATTAAATAGTCACTGTATCACCGTGTAAGTGATTGTGGTGTCGTTACCCTGTAGTCACACCAAGACACAGACAAGATCCCAGCTTCTACCCCTGTAAAATGACATATGACGCACCAAACGACCGGGGCTATTAGCTGACCATTGATCAATTCCGCACTGGCACAAACCTGGACTACAAACCCACCAACTAGACTCACAAACTAGCCGCTCAATCAAACATTCTTCTGTCGTTCTAGGCTCTTGTTTGTTTTCATGACCCCTTTGCCCATTGTGCTCTTGTTATGACCATCTCTGTTTGTATGCGACTGCCGCAAACGATTCGTATCATAAAAACCACTGTAAACTCGCTGCGACCATTTTCTTCACCTTGCACTAGCAACTCAACATTTACCCCGCGACGATACAGATTGTACTCTACTGCAAAGATGGGTTCGCAACCGGAGAAGGAGAATGGACGTGTGGATCTTCGTCCTGAAGAAGTAATTGGAGATTTAGGTTTCACGCCTATGGTCAAGGTCGCTGATCCTTGGACTGTTGACAAGGTGGTCAAGGAGATTCCTGGTGGTGCTCCTACTGAGGAATCTTCCTCGCCtcttcccttcttccacATGCTCGAGCGACTCAAGACAACCAAGCGAGAAGGATGGAGGCGTTTCGGTATCTCTAGGTAAGGAAATTGGTCCCTCGACTTCAAGACGTCACTGACATGCGACAGGGGAGAGTCTATTGCCGACCACATGTATCGCATGTCTCTAATCTCTATGTTTGCGCCTCCCTCTCTCGCCCCGAAACTCGATCTTCCCAAGTGCATGAAGATGTGTCTTATCCACGACATGGCGGAGCTTCTTGTCGGCGACATCACACCCGTCGACGGCGTTCCCAAGCCCGAGAAGAGCCGACGCGAAGCGGAGACGATGGACTTTTTGACCAAGAACTTGCTACGAAACGTTGCAGGCGGCACAACAGGCGAGGACATCCGCGCAATCTGGCAGGAATACGAGGACTCCGAGACACTGGACAGTCACTTTGTGCACGACGTGGACAAGATggagcttcttctgcagATGGTGGAGTATGAGAAGCGCGGTGAGGGTAAGGTCGATCTTGGCGAGTTTGCGTACGTCGCGACCAGGATGACGCTGCCGGAGATGAAGGCCTGGGGCCAGGAGGTTCTCAAGGAGCGGGAGGCTTTCTGGGGAAGTAAGGAGCATGTTCATGGAGAGCAGGGTGTTAACGGAGGTGTTACATCTGAGCGAAAGGGCCAGCAGGACAACTACTACAATAAGGACTAAGTGATAAGATACGAATGTTTAGACTTATGAGAAGGACGGGCGAATGATACCAATGAGTTGAGGTCATGGCATATGGCATAGAAGAGATGGGACGCAGGGTTTAGAGCGGTTCACGCGATATGAGGCATAGACTGAATAGAAGTTAAGGCAACGATTAACGACAGTAAAGCACACTTGAACTCCATGAACCGTCATCGTTGCGATCTGTTTGAAGACCCCTGTGTTGATCCTTAATCGCCTAGGACAACCAAGGATATTAGAGCAATTTAACCAAGACAATATAGCAATGCAAATGAGCTCGACGGCCCAAGACTTGGTATAGAAAGGAGGGAAGGGAGACTTTTGTCTTTTGCAACTACGAACTGTTCCTCTGATGTTCGCTTTTTGATGTTCTTGGTTAGCTGAACCCTGCCGATATCCATCAAGTGGACCAAACTCTTGGAATCAGCCAcacaagaagaagctgaagctatAAGTCGGCAACAAACCGAAAGCTTCCCGTTCTCCGCAAACCAGCCCGAAGAGCAAGAAAGGGGATTCCCCACCAGGATATCTCACCAGCTCTGGACGTCTTTTCTTGAAGTCTTCTTCTATCATTATACAGACTACAGAGTACTGTGCTCTCTATCGCGGCTCTTGAGCAACTGCCGGGATCATTACCAACTGGCCAATCACACACCGTCTCTGACGCTGGCCACAGGCGCTGGCCCCCCAACCATTGTTTACTTGCCCCGTCGACATTTTGCCGCCAGGACCATCTCTCTAATCCAATACATCATAAATCAATAATCGAGCCTCACTTTCAAGGCGGCATCTCCAATACTGTGCGTGCATCTACGGTGCCCTCCCCTCTTACACGAGCGCCATACTTTTGGCTGCGTCTATTAGAGTTGGGCGCTTGCAGCCAGGCAGCCTCCCCCTCCATGCGCTCGTCATCACAAGACACAACCTTTTATCTCACCTAGTCACGAGGCGCTCAACAATATCGCCCATCGCCATCTCAAATCGCCTTCCGAGTATCGCTTCCCCGTCGATTGCAATCTCGTCTCCAGATCCGAATATTCGGTTTGCTCTTACCCCAGACCCGCTTGTGCGATAGACGACCTGAGATGTGTCTCGGCTGCTGTTAAGCTTGGCCGTGAGTTACAGCTTCGCCTCCACTCGATAAGGATCATTCGTCTATCTATCACCACGCGCGTGCGCGCACATACCGATCAAATAGGAAGGCCCTACCCCCAGGCAGAATGACGATCCCTTCGCATTTCCATATGTCGGGCAGCTTCAATAGAGAAGGCGTGCACCCTGGCCTGTTTCGCCCACCCATCTCACCAAGCTCTAGCACCAGCTACGGATATGCTTCACCCTACAGCACAGCAACCCTCGACGGACAAGCTACAAAACGAAAGAGACCTTGCCATGATATATCGCGATCTCAAGAATTCCGCTTCCAGGATGATTCTGATAGAAAAGGGTATTTTGGAACTCCAGTGGCTCAGATGAGGAATGAGGAAATGCGGTACCAGCTTGCTGGACAGCTTGATACACCGAGTTCTGGTCCTTTCGATAGCGGTATTCTTGGCGAGAGCATGTATTCAGACACAGATTATCGCAAGGCGCTTGGCTCAAAACGAACCCACGACGACATCGATC
It encodes:
- a CDS encoding histone acetyltransferase complex protein, with product MGVIRKKTITRGGEGGVKYVCDVCSSDITSTVRIRCADSDCSDFDLCVSCFAKGESRNAHNPATHAFRVIEQNSFPIFDREWGADEELLLLEGAEIYGLGSWADIADHIGGFREKDEVRDHYLSTYVDSSHFPLPERCSPHDCELANEIPREEFQARKKRRIEERRDAAKNAPALQPKTKPTASVPSCHEIQGYMPGRLEFETEYANEAEEAVQLMQFDPGDGLNPRTGELEPEMELKLTVMDIYNARLTQRVERKKVIFEHNLLEYRENTKLEKRRTKEERDLLQKAKPFARMMNQQDFEEFNQGLLDELNLRQAITQLQEWRNMRIGDLRSGEKYENEKASRIQKAIPMGSMDRERLASAQRSKQPPPPEPPSGSALLIAPELPARLLPTPAVEVNGDVKPLTNGHADGLANGQTNGQVNGVTNGVNGVNGVNGHATPKQRYTAQPISGVQPMPMTQDTAPDLHLLTPEEVKLCEVIRLQPKPYLMIKEQILKEALKTNGTLKKKQAKEICRLDSQKGGRIFDFFINSGWVGKA
- a CDS encoding uncharacterized protein (expressed protein) — its product is MDLPLQHKVHSSQTNPPGSNFAMASLSIVSWVIGIIVTLAFVIMFFKCLMNRRAPRPTAPRPSIPGPPIPAPPQGIEGDVELGTTNDRHDKTTKSSTVGDQPRVPPPPYCRRS
- a CDS encoding phosphatase YCH1: MTTIASLKRLSAKSLSEKILEEVNATDPTFAVIDVRDNDYIGGHIKGSTNIPAHTLDAMMPTLVRRLKDKKTVVFHCALSQQRGPSAALKYVRERDGLLKSMGEDPKGESGQDVFVLDRGFSGWQEVYGEDERLTEGYVKDLWDNY
- a CDS encoding HD domain-containing protein; amino-acid sequence: MGSQPEKENGRVDLRPEEVIGDLGFTPMVKVADPWTVDKVVKEIPGGAPTEESSSPLPFFHMLERLKTTKREGWRRFGISRGESIADHMYRMSLISMFAPPSLAPKLDLPKCMKMCLIHDMAELLVGDITPVDGVPKPEKSRREAETMDFLTKNLLRNVAGGTTGEDIRAIWQEYEDSETLDSHFVHDVDKMELLLQMVEYEKRGEGKVDLGEFAYVATRMTLPEMKAWGQEVLKEREAFWGSKEHVHGEQGVNGGVTSERKGQQDNYYNKD